The Glaciimonas sp. PCH181 genome contains the following window.
TTCGATCCGATTCAGCATCATTTGCAGCAACGTGCCGTATTCGCTGGCATCGCCGACCATCACACCGCCTAGCAAATATTTACCGCATTCGGAGACGACAATTTTCTTATAAATTTGTTTGCGTTCATCGGTAAATTGATACGAACGGCTGCCTGCTTCTTTACCGTGCGGATCACCGATACTGGCAACATCTACGCCCATCAGTTTGAGTTTGGTGCTCATATCGGCGCCGTTAAATTGCGGCATGACAACGTTGCTGTCGTTTTGAATAGCGGCCAGAATTTGCTTTGCTGCGATGCGCGCCATGTCGTAACCCGGCGCGACTAAACCGAAAATTTTGCCGTTCCATAAAGCGCATTCGCCAATGGCGTAAATATCCGGATCGGAAGTCAGGCAGCGATTGTCGATCACGATGCCGCCACGGTCGCCTACCTTCAGTCCACTATCGCGGGCCAACTCGTCACGGGGACGAATACCGGCAGAAAACACGATCATGTCGGTATCGAGATGCGTACCGTCATCGAAGTTCATCCGATGCGTGCCGGTTTTGCCATCGACGATTTCCAGGGTATTTTTTTGCGTATGCGCAGTGACGCCCAATTCTTCGATTTTCTGGCGCAGTATGCGACCGCCGCTTTCGTCCACTTGCACGGCCATCAGGCGCGCAGCAAACTCGACCACGTGGGTTTCCAGTTTCATATCGCGTAGGGCTTTTGCGCATTCCAGGCCCAACAAACCGCCGCCAATGACGACGCCCGTGCGAGAGCGCTTGCCGCACTCTTCCATCGCAATCAGATCTTCGATCGTCCGATAGACGAAGCAATCCTTGCGCTGATTGCCTGCCAGTGTCGGCACAAAAGGGTAGGAGCCGGTCGCGATCACCAATTTGTCGTAGGACAGAATTTCGATTAAGCCGTTGACATTGCATGTCACGGTTTTGGCGATGGAATCGATCAACTGTGCTTTGGCGTTAAGCTTTAGCTGAATCTTGGTGCGCTCGAAAAAACCGGGCGTGACCAGTGATAAATCTTCAGCTGATTTTCCGGCGAAAAATTCGGATAAATGCACGCGATCGTAGGCGGGACGTGGTTCTTCGCAGAGGACAGTAATTTCAAGATGTGGCGCGTTACTCTCGGCCAGACTTTCCAGAAATTTATGACCCACCATGCCGTGACCAATGACGATAATTTTCATGATCTGTTGTTCCTTAAACGATGTATTGAATGGCAATTAAGCAGCTGCTGCAGAACCAGCCAACGGCTGTTCCGTGGCGTTATGGCTGGCGCTAAAGCGCACAGCAATCGCGCACAACGCGGAGATGGTCACGAAAATACCCAGCACGCTAAGGGTGTGCTGCACATCGCCTAAACCCTTCATCAGAAAGCCCGCCAGCACCGCGCCGACATTGCCGCCTGCGCCGATAATGCCAGCGACACCGCCTAAGGCTTTGCGATCAATAAATGGCACCAGAGCATAAGTCGCACCGCAGGCCATGTGCGTAAACAGGCCGAAAGTCAACATCGCGGCGATGGCCAGCGTGACGCTGTTGGCATGCGCAAACCACAGCAAGCCTAAGCCTTCGCCGATCATCATCACAAACAGCAAAGTCGCACGGCTGTTCAGGTTACCGCGCAGCGCAACTTTGTCAGAAACCCAACCACCTAAAGCACGCGCAAACAGCGCCAACAAACCGAAACTGGCAGCGGCAAGACCGGCTGTTTTCAAGGACAAACCAAAATGATCGACGTAGTAAATAGCGGCAATGTTATGGATAAAAATTTCCACGCCGAAACATGCGCCGTAGGTGACAAATAACAACCAAACCCGATAGTTGATACTGGCAGCGCGGAAGCTAGCCCAACCGCCTTTTTTGCCGCCTTCGATCGCAATCCCTTGCGCCCGTAAATCTGCGTAATTACCCGCCGGGCAATCTTGTGTGAAACGCCAGTAAACCGCGCCCATGATCAGCATCAACACACCCGGCACCAGCAAGGCAACACGCCATCCCAATGTTTCGCTGACGCCCAGCATGACTAGCGCGGTTAATAACAATGGCATCAACGCTTGCGCTGCGCCACCACCGACGTTGCCCCAGCCAGCGGCAGCAGCATTAGCCGTGCCGACGACGTTCGGCGCGAACATGACAGAGGTGTGATATTGGGTAATCACAAAACTTGCGCCAACTGCACCGATGCATAAACGGAAGAATAAAAAGCTTTCGTAGCTTTGCGAAAACGCCACGCAAAACACAGGAATTGCGCCTAACAGTAATAGGCCGGTATAGGTTTTGCGCGGGCCGAAGCGATCGCACATCGGGCCGATAATCAGGCGAACTAAAATGGTGACGGCAACGGCAGCGATATTGATATTGGCGATTTGCCCGATAGATAAGCCGAGGTCTTTTTTGATGACTGGCATCAATGGCGCACAGGCGAACCAGGCAAAAAAGCAGGCGAAGAAGGCCATCCATGTCAGATGAAACGCCCGCATTTGCGGTGTGCTAAAGCTGAATAGCTTAATGGCGGTGGCTTTGGTGGCGGCGGTGGCCGTCGATGCATTACTGGTCATGATCTTTTTTATCCCATAAAAACAAAAAGGCGCCCACTGAATGGAGGTACAAAAACCTCGTTCAGTGGACGCCGTTGTCCGGGCAGATCCATCGTTAGATCTGCATAATTTGGTGTTTACTACGCTAGTAGTAATTACGGAATCATCTTTGACTCTGCTGACAGATACTGAGCAAAGACCATGCCAATCGAATTAACCCGGTACTTAGCGGTTTTTTGGCGTGATTATGGGAGGATGCATAGGCTGATTTGCCGCACATTACCGAAATAGTGCGCGGTTTTATACTGGCACGCATTTAAATGGTGCGAGATGCGCTATTTTTTGGGGAGGAGAGAAAAGAGTTACCGCTTGTCATCAGCAATTTCAGCCACATACCGTTATGCGCTAAAAACTGCTGATAAAAGCGTCAACAAAGAGCTGGTTAGTGAAAATGCCTGCGACAACTCCACCAAAAAAATATTCTCACGTCGAATTATCTAAAAATACAAATATAAATATAAAGATGAAGAATGATTAAAGAATGATGATTCCGCAATAATCGCTTCATCAACTCAAACCAGGATCAGGCCGATTTTTGTCGACGCGCTTTCGGGACCAGCGAAACTAATGGGGCTTTCTCTGCAAACGCGTTTGCCACCGACTTACTGAAAAAATCGACCGCTTGTTGCAACGGGGTCGGCAGACGAGACTGCACCAGCCAGACATCGAGGATCGGTTTGAAGTCACTAATAGCAACGATATCTAAATGATCATAGTGCTGGCTGCGCTCAACTTGCGGCAAAGGCATCAGGCCCAAACCCAGGCCAGCGGCAACCAAACCAAGTTGCAGATCGGCACCAAAAGACTCCAGACTAATCTTATATGACAGCCCTTGCTCGCTCAGCGCCCTTTGCAATACAGCACGGAAACCGCAACCATCCGGGCTGAGTATCCACCCGACATCGTGACAATCGCGCAGTTTGTAGCTGCGCTTCGTCATTGTCCCTTTTGCGGCAACGACGACCAGCTCAACCCGCCCCAAGGTGCGACCGATGACATTATCCGGCAGTACTTTGGTGGCTGGAAATAAAGCGGCGGCGGCATCCAGTTCACCGTTTGCTACTTTGGAAACCAGTTGCGTGCCCCAACCGGTCGATACCTGCGTGCTGAGGTCTGGATAAGTTGCCTTCAATTCCGTCAACGCATCCAGCAACACGACATCGCCGATCGTCTGGATCATCCCAAGGCGGAAAGTGCCAGCAGGTGCGCCGTCGCTGCCGACGATATCGCGCAACTCATCGACTTCACGCAGCACGACACGGCACTGCTCATACACGATCTTGCCCATCGGATTCGGGCGCGGTGGTTTGGTGGTGCGGTCGAGCAGCTCGATGCCAAGCTCTTCTTCAAAATTTTGTACCCGGCGCGTAATCGCGGATTGCGTCAGTTGCAGCGCTTCTGCGGCGAGGCTGATGGATTGGCAGCGCACAGTGGCGACAAAAGCGTCTATATCGTCTATTTTCATGAGAATTTGGCATAAGCCGGTAAATGTTTATCCTGATTTTAATAGGAACGCGCCATTTGGGAAAGACGATGAAAATCGCCTTTTTTAAAAAAATAAATAATGATTGTCTTTTTTTCTAGTTTTTTTCATTTTTTTTAAGTCGCATTAGCTACTATTTTTTCCTATGGAAACAGCCTCCAACGGCCCTCCGCGCTTACGTATGCGCGGGTTTCGATGTAACGCTGAACGCATAACAACATGCAAAATTATTCGTTTGAATCATCATGATCAAAAGCTAGCCTTGCCTTTTAGAGTTAAGTCTCTCTTTTTTTCAGGAACTTCATGCGTAGCAAACTAGTCGGAAAAATCTTCGCAAGCACTAGCGATAAAACAGCCCAAAAATCACACACAATCACCCAGCACGATTCACATAAAAAATCCCATCTGCGCCGCCTGGTAGTTGGCTCTCTTCTCTCAATCGGGTTCAGTCTTGCCGCGCCTTCTTTGGTCAGTGCCGCAGATGCTCCGGCCAGAATTTTACTTAAAGTTGCCGATCAAAAAGGCGGCATCCGCGCCCAGCTGGAATCCGCCGGTGAACTAAAAAATCTGCCCTACGATATTAAATGGTCTGAATTTCCGGCGGCCGCACCTTTGCTGGAAGCCTTGAATGCTGGCGCAGTAGATATTGGCTTCGCAGGCGATGCACCGTTGATTTTTGCATTGGCGGCGGGGGCACCTTTAAAGGCCATCGGCGTCAATAAAACCGATCCGTATGGCACGGCCATCATTGCTAACGCAGATTCGCCGTTGTCTGGCGCAGCTAGCCTGAAAGGTAAACGTATCGCCACTGGTCGCGGTTCTATCGGCCATTATCTGGTGCTGGCTTCGCTGGCGTCTGTCGGCCTGAAGACGAGCGATGTTTCGTTTAAATTTTTGTCGCCGGTGGATGCTAAGGCTGCGTTATCCGGTAACTCGGTAGATGCTTGGGCGACTTGGGAACCGTATACGGCGTTAGCAGAAAAGACGGAGCATGCAAAAATTGTCGTCAATGGTCGTGGCTTGTCCGCCGGACTGAGCTATCTGATCGCACACGAAAGTGCCATAAAAGACAAACGCGCCGCGTTGCAGGATTTTTTGCAACGTCTGGCACGCGCCCAGCGCTGGTCTAATGAACATGTCGATGCCTTTGCCGCGACGCTGTCCGAATTGATCGGGGTGCCGAAAGAAGTAGCAAAATTATCATGGGAGCGACGTCAGGGAAAATGGGTGCCGATTGATGATATCGTGATCAAAACCCAGCAACATACCGCAGACGTTTATACCGAAGCGGGTATCATCCCCCGTAAAATTGATGTTTCCGTCAGTTTCGACCGTAGTTTTCCGCTGCAAAAATAAGGGTGCACGATCATGTCTCACCTTCATAAACCAGCCCAGCTGCCTGATACGGCGCGCCTTCGCGACTTTGTCGGCGCAATAGCTGACCTGCTTGATCGTAGCTCTGAAGAAGCTGAAATTTTGCGCGAGGGCGGCGAATTGTTGCGCCAGTTGGTGGCCGTAGACGATTGGCTGCCAGAGGCGTTTGCCGTGCCAAGCCCACAACGCTATCAACAATTTCTGTTACATGCGGATTCGCGTGAACGCTTTTCTGTCGTCAGCTTTGTCTGGGGACCGGGACAAGACACGCCGATCCATGACCATACCGTGTGGGGTCTGGTCGGCATGCTGCGCGGTGCAGAATACTCGCAACCCTTCAGGCCTGATGCAACCGGTCGATTGGTGGCGACCGGCGCGCCTACGCATCTGGTGCCCGGCGATGTCGAAGCGGTATCGCCCACCGTTGGCGATATCCATCAGGTCCGCAATGCTTACACCGACCAGACCTCGATCAGCATTCATGTCTATGGCGCGAATATTGGCGCGGTACGGCGCTCGGTGTACGCCGAAGACGGCAGCATCAAACCTTTTATTTCTGGTTATTCCAATACGGTATTACCCAACATCTGGGATCGCTCTGCCGATCTGCATAAAAACTAAACGGAAAACTCTGACACTCAATGACCAGCGCTACAACTTCTACTTTCCCAAATACGGTGACCAATCCCACTTTTTCTTCCATTTCGTATCAAGAGTGCCGAGCTGCGCTGCTAGAGCAGCGCGAGCTGGCCTTGCTGGATGTGCGCGAAGAAGCGCCTTTCGCAGAAGCCCATCCTTTATTCGCCGCCAACCTGCCGTTGTCGCGTATTGAGCTGGATAGCTACGCCCGCATTCCGCGCCGCGATACGTTAATCGTCGTGTATGACAACGGCGAAGGTCTGGCGCTGGATGCAGCGCAACGTCTGGAGAAGCTAGGCTATACAAGGGTCAAGTTGCTGGACGGCGGTTTGGCTGGCTGGCGCGATGCAGGCGGCGAAATTTTTCAGGATGTCAATGCGCCCAGTAAAGCCTTTGGCGAACTGGTCGATGCCCAACGCCATACACCGTCGTTGTCAGCGCCGGAAGTCAAAGCACTGCTGGATGCGAATGCCGACGTAGTGGTGCTGGACGCCCGTCGCTTCGAGGAATACAACACGATGAGCATTCCGCAGAGTATCAGCGTGCCCGGCGCAGAACTGGTGTTGCGCGTACAGCAATTAGCCCCCAACCCCAAAACTCGCGTTATCGTTAATTGCGCCGGACGTACCCGCAGCATTATCGGCACGCAATCGCTGGTAAATGCCGGTATCCCTAACCCAGTATCTGCGCTGCGTAACGGCACCATCGGCTGGACGTTGGCTGGTCAGACGCTAGATACCGGAAAGACGCAAAAATTCGCCGATTTTGGCGCGGTATCGGCTGAGGATCATGCAAAAGCACAAAACTCAGCACGCAAAGTAGCCGATCTGGCGCGTGTTTCCCGTGCCGATAATAAAGCGTTAGCGCAATGGGAAAAAGAAACGACACGCACCACCTATCGCTTTGATGTACGCACACCAGAAGAATATGCAGCAGGCCATTTGCAGGGCTTCCGCTCCGCTCCTGGCGGCCAGTTGGTCCAAGAAACCGATCATGTAGCGCCAGTGCGCGGTGCGCGGATCGTATTGGCCGATGACGATGGCGTGCGCGCGAATATGACCGCTTCGTGGCTATCGCAAATGGGCTGGGACGTGCATGTGTTGGACGGCGTTACGTCGCCAGATTTTAGCGTGACTGCTGATGCTAACGGGCCTGCATCTTTGCCGCCTGCGCCATCTTCACATTCTGTGACGCCGCAACAACTTGCCGAGTGGCTAAAAGAAGACGTCGGCCAACATCCATCGGACGGAAGCACTATCGTGTTCGACGTCACCAGCAGCGCCAACTATGTAAAACGTCACATTCCAGGCGCGTGGTTTGTATTGCGCTCACAGCTGGCCAAGGCAGTCAAAACAGTACCGCACGCCAAACGCTATGTGTTAACCTGCGGCACAAGTTTGCTGGCAGGCTATATCGCCGGTGACTTTCAAGCTTTAACAGACACGCCAGTGTTTGTGTTGGAAGGCGGCACATCTGCATGGATCGCCGCTGGCTTCCCGCAAGAATCTGGTGAAACCGCCTTAGCCTCGCCGCGCATCGACCGCTATCGCCGCCCATATGAAGGCACCGACAATCCAGTTGCTGCCATGCAAGGTTATCTGGACTGGGAATATGGCCTTGTAGACCAATTGGCGCGAGATGGGACGCATGGTTTTTTTGTAGTCTGACAAGCGTGACGGGGCCATGCTTATCACTAATGCGATAAGCATGGCCACCCGAATCAGCATGAAATCATGCCTGTCGTTTAAAATGCGTCTCCAATAGAAAAAATCGCTCGGCTTAACCGAAATCACGGTCACGCCTGGCGATTTTTACCTCTGATACGCAAAATAAGAACGACAATGATCCCGATTGCCAATCCAGCGCCATCCTCGCCGCATCTCCCTGCCATCATGATCTCTGATGAGGCAGTGAATACTGCGGAAAAAAATCTGCGCGACGTTCTGGCGATAGCGATCGAACATACTTCTGCCCATGCCGCTGTGGTGGTGTTTGATACCCGCTGCGATCTTGCCGCTGCCCTGACTGAGGCTTACCGGCGCTGCCTGCCGACAGCGACGTTTATCGATTTTGATGCCGTCGCGCCAGAGTTGGTGCTGGACGCTTTTAAGCCTCTGAATCCTGGCGATTTGGTGATCTTGATTCAATCGACTAACTTTCGTCTGGAAGCTTTCCGGCTACGCGTTGAGCTTTTTAAGCGCGAACTAAAGGTGATCGAACATCCACATCTGTCCCGCATGCCGGGGCAACAAGCACTTTATTACATCGCCGCATTAGCCTATGACCCGGCGTATTACCGGGACGTTGGCTATGCATTGAAAGCACGGATTGATCGTGCGCAATGTGGCGTTGTCGATAGCGGTGGAGAACGTTTGATTTTTGCGTCGCCTTTTGAGTCGGCAAAACTGAATATTGGCGACTATAGCGCGATGAAAAACGTTGGCGGCCAGTTTCCGATCGGCGAAGTGTTCACCGAAGCACAGGATTTAGAGTATGTGAACGGGCGGGTACGTATTTTTGTTTTTGGCGATACGACTTTCCGTGTGAACAAACCCGATAAACCGATTACTTTGGTGGTCACGCAAGGGCGTGTCACCGATGTTATCGATTCGACACCGGAATTCGATCAAGTACTGACGAATATCCGCGCCGATGAGGGTGAAGTTTGGCTCCGTGAACTTGGCTTTGGGATGAACCG
Protein-coding sequences here:
- a CDS encoding rhodanese-related sulfurtransferase; its protein translation is MTSATTSTFPNTVTNPTFSSISYQECRAALLEQRELALLDVREEAPFAEAHPLFAANLPLSRIELDSYARIPRRDTLIVVYDNGEGLALDAAQRLEKLGYTRVKLLDGGLAGWRDAGGEIFQDVNAPSKAFGELVDAQRHTPSLSAPEVKALLDANADVVVLDARRFEEYNTMSIPQSISVPGAELVLRVQQLAPNPKTRVIVNCAGRTRSIIGTQSLVNAGIPNPVSALRNGTIGWTLAGQTLDTGKTQKFADFGAVSAEDHAKAQNSARKVADLARVSRADNKALAQWEKETTRTTYRFDVRTPEEYAAGHLQGFRSAPGGQLVQETDHVAPVRGARIVLADDDGVRANMTASWLSQMGWDVHVLDGVTSPDFSVTADANGPASLPPAPSSHSVTPQQLAEWLKEDVGQHPSDGSTIVFDVTSSANYVKRHIPGAWFVLRSQLAKAVKTVPHAKRYVLTCGTSLLAGYIAGDFQALTDTPVFVLEGGTSAWIAAGFPQESGETALASPRIDRYRRPYEGTDNPVAAMQGYLDWEYGLVDQLARDGTHGFFVV
- a CDS encoding cysteine dioxygenase, whose protein sequence is MSHLHKPAQLPDTARLRDFVGAIADLLDRSSEEAEILREGGELLRQLVAVDDWLPEAFAVPSPQRYQQFLLHADSRERFSVVSFVWGPGQDTPIHDHTVWGLVGMLRGAEYSQPFRPDATGRLVATGAPTHLVPGDVEAVSPTVGDIHQVRNAYTDQTSISIHVYGANIGAVRRSVYAEDGSIKPFISGYSNTVLPNIWDRSADLHKN
- a CDS encoding MFS transporter, translating into MTSNASTATAATKATAIKLFSFSTPQMRAFHLTWMAFFACFFAWFACAPLMPVIKKDLGLSIGQIANINIAAVAVTILVRLIIGPMCDRFGPRKTYTGLLLLGAIPVFCVAFSQSYESFLFFRLCIGAVGASFVITQYHTSVMFAPNVVGTANAAAAGWGNVGGGAAQALMPLLLTALVMLGVSETLGWRVALLVPGVLMLIMGAVYWRFTQDCPAGNYADLRAQGIAIEGGKKGGWASFRAASINYRVWLLFVTYGACFGVEIFIHNIAAIYYVDHFGLSLKTAGLAAASFGLLALFARALGGWVSDKVALRGNLNSRATLLFVMMIGEGLGLLWFAHANSVTLAIAAMLTFGLFTHMACGATYALVPFIDRKALGGVAGIIGAGGNVGAVLAGFLMKGLGDVQHTLSVLGIFVTISALCAIAVRFSASHNATEQPLAGSAAAA
- a CDS encoding ABC transporter substrate-binding protein, with the protein product MRSKLVGKIFASTSDKTAQKSHTITQHDSHKKSHLRRLVVGSLLSIGFSLAAPSLVSAADAPARILLKVADQKGGIRAQLESAGELKNLPYDIKWSEFPAAAPLLEALNAGAVDIGFAGDAPLIFALAAGAPLKAIGVNKTDPYGTAIIANADSPLSGAASLKGKRIATGRGSIGHYLVLASLASVGLKTSDVSFKFLSPVDAKAALSGNSVDAWATWEPYTALAEKTEHAKIVVNGRGLSAGLSYLIAHESAIKDKRAALQDFLQRLARAQRWSNEHVDAFAATLSELIGVPKEVAKLSWERRQGKWVPIDDIVIKTQQHTADVYTEAGIIPRKIDVSVSFDRSFPLQK
- a CDS encoding LysR family transcriptional regulator, with translation MKIDDIDAFVATVRCQSISLAAEALQLTQSAITRRVQNFEEELGIELLDRTTKPPRPNPMGKIVYEQCRVVLREVDELRDIVGSDGAPAGTFRLGMIQTIGDVVLLDALTELKATYPDLSTQVSTGWGTQLVSKVANGELDAAAALFPATKVLPDNVIGRTLGRVELVVVAAKGTMTKRSYKLRDCHDVGWILSPDGCGFRAVLQRALSEQGLSYKISLESFGADLQLGLVAAGLGLGLMPLPQVERSQHYDHLDIVAISDFKPILDVWLVQSRLPTPLQQAVDFFSKSVANAFAEKAPLVSLVPKARRQKSA